The Mangifera indica cultivar Alphonso unplaced genomic scaffold, CATAS_Mindica_2.1 Un_0052, whole genome shotgun sequence genome contains the following window.
TGAGAGAGATCGAGAGAGAAAGAACGCCAACAGTTGAAAAGGAGATGGTcgctgaaaaagagaaaaaaatcttaaaaagaaatgataactttttcaaccttgggtgggatgaaattattaaaattttaaattaaatagaaaaaaatgtgattaatttttagattttttaatatttttaattaaataacatttttacatttaacctaaatagtgaattttaacaaaatggtAGGACTTTGGGCTTTTTAAACTTCATATAGTGAAACTGTCATTTCAGCAGACCTTGGGTGAGAATTAGTCTTTTGCCCATATCATTATGCATAATGGgaggaaattgaaatttcacCAAGTGTCAAGGGGTTGTTGAGATTTTACTATGCATAAAAAATTCACTATGTGCATTGCCTATTGGGGGTTTATCgtaatataattaaatgcatattatgaaatttgtattATGCATACTAGGCTAATTGAAATATTTACTAAAAGTAGTAACaggtaattgaaaatttgagtaTGTATTGGGGTTATCAAACTTTTGACTATGCTTAATTtaggtaattaatttttttttttgggaaaaggactatttctcacccaaattttagcccaatctcaAAATCACACCTACGAGAGattaaaaacccaaactccCACCCATGAGCAAACTACcgtctaaatttttagttagagacaagggtaaaatcgttattttatctataaaaattaaaacttcaaaatatttgtcattttccccctccaagttttaagaactaacacttcaacctattcttaaagtttgaaaagtttagatttcacccctagagtttgcttccttctccagccaccaccGACGGTTGACTCTTTCTACCGATCTCTCTTCTTCGGCTATAAAGGATGATGAAGGACGAACCTTCGTTGTTTAGATTTGGACGATGAAGTATCATCCAGATTTAAAAGAAcaaacgaaggacgacgcttcatctTCCTTCGTCGTCGCATCTAGATGACATGAAGAGCGACGAAAAACGATGAAGTGTCGTCTTTTGTCATCTAGGTTGTGCGACAAAGAAATATCTCTTCGTCGTACTACCATTGTagcaccaagagaaggaggtGAAACtactgtttttgaaagttatgaggggTGGCTGAGCTTTGataaatatggaaaccctaggtttgagggtgaaaatattacttttcaaaatttaaaaactttaagtaaacgtaaaatgttaatttctaaaacctagAGAGATGagaagtaataaactttataacttttaatataaataataaaataactattttacccctccttttaactaaaaaaattaacaaaagtttgatcataggtgagagtttgagtttttcatcttccGTGATTGTGGGTTTGAAAttaggctaaaatttgggtggaaaatagtctttttcccttttttttaactAACCTTAGTGTTATGCAACACCTATTTACCCTTATATGtgctcaaaatttttaatatatatatatatttttgataatcgGGGgctctatttatatttattagataaataaactcAAGACATAATAATCAAACCTATGAttactatattaaataagtcaaagttttataaatgtgacagaaacttgaattcatattttcactttaaaagttCTAATACTCCTCTATTTTTGTTAACCTTGaggtcaaaatttttaatatttcacacaacattttttgtcttttttaatacatgtttgattttttgttttatcgGGTATTAGCCAAAgtttctattttcttcttctataatGTAGCATTGGGTTAGGAAAAGAAAAACTAGGATTGGACAGACTTAATTAATtcaatgattgaataattattaatttctcGCCACTTTCAAAGGTCAGATGCCAAGACCAGGATGCAATGACCCAGATTCACATGAGGGTTAATGCCCATAAGAAAATGTTTCCTCCTAGAGACATGTTTTAGGGCTCAGAGGAGTCAAGATTTAACATATACTTCTCATTCATTACTATCACTTGAGAATAGTTGAGGAAACCCTAATTTTACTTTTGTGTTGTTGAGGGTTGAACATTTTTGGAAACATTCATACCGTGATTGAATGTTACATGTGTTACTATAGTGACCTTAAAGTACTTGAACCATTTTACTGTTTCaattggtttgaaaaataaatcaaactttttttgtaaattcgatttaaatttgaattaaactttaaactgAACATAATAGAATCAAGATAAATTACACcaaattgatttaaagtgaaCCGTATAAAATACGAGTTGGAAACATTAAAGAATCTTAAACaatgataatatcaataaaaaaaatatttttttaaatatataaataatatattattatttaattaaatatttttaaattaataataaaataatatttaatcattattattattttagggtTACTGTAATATACATGTGGATTATTAATATGTGTGTTCACGCCCAGATTCCAGTGCCCTCACCCGTCACTTCAACCATATAATTCACCATTTTCGCACACAAACCAACTGAAAACAGCCACCGCCATGGGAGTAGCCAACAACATAACAGCAATTCTAAACTTCATAGCCTTTTTAAGCTCCATCCCCATCATAGCTTCCGGCATCTGGTTAGCCTCCAAGCCCGACAACGAGTGCATCGATCTTTTCCGCTGGCCAGTGGTCATCCTCGGATTCCTCATCCTCCTCGTCTCTCTCTGTGGCTTCGTCGGAGCCTACTGGTACAAGGAGACTCTTTTGGCCTTCTATCTCTGCTGCATGGCCATCCTCATAGGCCTCCTCCTCATTCTCCTGGTTTTTGCGTTCATTGTAACGAGACCTGATGGCAGCTACGCCGTCCCCGGCAGAGGCTACAGGGACTACAGGCTTGATGGGTTCTCCCCATGGCTGAGGGATCACGTTGTCGACTCCAAAGATTGGAACAAAATTCGAGCTTGTCTCAGTGAAACTGATATCTGTTCTAAACTTAACCAAGAATATGTCACCTCCGATCAGTTCTTCAGGGCCAATATCTCTCCTCTTCAGGTTTTTTCACCTTCTCTCTGTTGCTCCTCTCCTTTTTGTATTACTTTATGCATGATTCCAACAACCCAAAATCACTTTCCCTTTACTCAGTTTTAGAATTTCAGCCATGATGTAGCATTAATTTTTAGAACACTTAGTTATTCTTCATGATGATACTAGAAAACTCAGAATTTGTTCTCACTAAAAAGCATAATCTTGATGTAATGTGGCGCATCATCACTGGTTGACATCACGACTTGGGAGGTAAACGAACATGATTCCTTCTCTTCGTGATTAGCAGGACCCACTTCTTCatgtttaaaaattgtattagcAATGCGACTTGTATATACAAGCTTATATATGTtgactatataaaataaatatataaataatatattataatataattaaattttatttttgatttaaaatcatttaattacataataatatattatttatgtatctattttatatatttaaaaaatatatatataattctataaaaactatattaaaatttactattttacgggtatttttattttttaaaccttatatGTTATGGTACATGTAACTAATTTAGGTAGAgtatctttttcttgtttttaaaatatggtCTGGACTGGAGAGTATTTGAATCCCATCCTTCGCACCCTTTTCTGGGCTTTGAGTAAAAATCTTCCTTGATGATAGCTTTAACTCACTTTGATTCAACAAGAAATCACATCATCAGATACTGTCAATGGCTGTGGGGTATATGCATTATCTGAGATGATGGAAATTTGTACACATCTATCATGAGGCCAAGAAAGTTTGTGCCAATACAGTGAGTGACTACCCACTCAATTGTTATCAGAAAATTATAGAATTCAGGCCGGTTAAAGTGATCAACTAGTCAACAATTAAGGTCATTGCTTTGTCTTTATTGCAAAAGATAAAATCTCTAGTTATGGTTGCCAGCTTTGGCATGCATATCAAGACACAGTTTGGTGGAGtgcttttaatattatttcccCTTTTTCTGGTGTGATACAGTCAGGATGTTGTAAGCCTCCAACAGTTTGTGGTTTCAGCTATGTGAACCCAACACTGTGGCTGAACCCAGTTAATCCAATGGCTGATACAGACTGCTATCTGTGGAACAATGACCAAGCCCAGCTCTGCTACAATTGCAATTCCTGCAAAGCTGGTCTGTTGGGCAACCTGAGACAAGAATGGAGGAAAGCCAACATAATTCTGATTGTGGCAGTTGTAGTGCTGATATGGGTCTATCTGATTGCCTGCAGTGCCTTCAGAAATGCCCAAACTGAAGACCTCTTCCGCAAATACAAACAGGGCCGTGgttaacctttttttattttatatataaataagtcaCACGTGATAtgttatcttataattaaatattatttttataattatttaactacATGAtgacttatatatttatttatatattaaaaaatgagtatgtataatttgattgtaAATCACTTCTCCAATCACATCTCACTTGTCAATTTGAAGGTTTTGTgagttttttgtttaaaatacacatttttgagtatataattaaatatacagataatatatcattatacaattaaatattattttatttttaatttaaaataatttaatcacataataatatgtttcttataaacttaattatgtatatataaatttattgtttttgctGCTTATCCTCCGGAGAAAAAGGTTTTGTCAGTAgtgtatgtatatttatattccTTTATTCTGCTCTATCTAAATGGATGGACAGACttttagaattgaaatttgagattGTTAAAGTGAGCAGAGAATCTTATCAACTTGAAATTCTTCCATGGGAGATTAGTGGTCACTGGTCATTGCAGATTGGCAATTTGTTGCAAAGAATATGTAGCCGCTTGTGCTTGCTTGCACGCACAAGGGGGAAGGAAAGGGACGTTTAGGATCTGGGAAAtgagtatttaattgaaaaGGCACCGCCCTCACCGACCGAATGAGAAGGGTCAAGCACTCAAGCGTTTCTCAATAAAAATACAAGAACTGCACTGTTATGGTGGTGTCCATCctatgaatatttaattaaatatttaaaatatttaatatttttaataaaatatgatttgtacttaattttaaatatttaattaaatgtatatataaattaaataattaaataaaaattagattcaaactaTAAGATAAACCCAAACTCTGACCGATCCGAAAAATTGGTGTTGGAGCTGGACTTGTCAGAACTATGTCTTTTTCATACTATAAACATAATTAAAGTGAAGAAATATCCACATTAATTGGTCTTGAAGATACTTAAAAAGACTTCGAAATCTCCCATCATAATTAATGCGAGGTAATGCTCACATTAATTGGTCTTGGGAACAAGCCAAAGCACTCTTAAAATCttcactttttttaaattaaaaacgaTCAGTACGTGAACGCGCTGCCGGTGCAGAAACAAATTGATGCTGAGCAGCTTGTTTCCGCTTCTCAAAGCGTAGGTTCAAGCTAGACCGGTTGCCCATTGGGTCATCTTTTCTGGAAAGTCCGGCCATTCTCTATCTTTAACCTTCTTATCTcactttttgacttttttgcCCATACCTACCCTTGCGCCATTATTTGTAGATGACCCAACTAACATTGGCAAAATAGTACCATCGTAAATGAAGCCGCGAGCTGAATTGAAGGCCCATTCTTATTGTCTTATTCATCTTCTGCAGTCACCATCGAGCTGGCACACCAAAGCAAAAACCgtccaattttattttatttttaattcttttagttATTATTGTTTTACCCTAAATTATAGGATCATGCCAAGCTTCACATCTCATTCTCAAAGACACTTAGTTAAAGAGAAAACGGATTGATTTGATTTCGCTTAAGCCGAAAATGAAATTAGATAAACtcataaattatacaaaactaggttttattggttttgatatatttttcaggttgatagatttttttttttaaagtttttctttaatctttaaACGTTAACCGTTAATCAATGACTTCAACACGCAAATGTCCTTATGTTTATCTCACAAACATTTCCATACGGTATCTCTAAGTCTAGGTCTAATCTAATTATACTAGCAACTTTCTTCTTAATCATACTCTAATTACTGTCAATCATTCCTTCAGACTTATTATCCTCTACTACCTTATATTACCCTAGTTAAAGTAACAAATCTAAAACCATACTTTCATAACATAAAAGTACTCTTGCATTAAACGATGAatcttaaacttaaatatggGGATATTTTGAGATACCTGTTTCATGCAAACCAAGCCTTAAAttctgtaaatataaatatatatatccgCCTTCGAGTTTATAATGAAATCCATTCAGACACAATACAAGGTGTTGACATGAGTTATTTTCACGACCTTATTTGTCCGCTACATTTCTTTTAGAAGATAAGAATTACTATACAATTTTTGTGTGGAGAAGAAGAACAGAAAACTTCTTCTGAAGGCAAGAATTATCCTTTAATACCTTATATAACCCTAGTTAAAGTAATAAATCTAAAACCATACtttcataacataaaatacTCTTCCATCAAACAATGAATCTCAAACTTAAACATGGTAATATTTTGAGATACCTATTTCATGCAAACCAACCCTTGAATTccttttttaattcaagttcttTCCAATCAATAAAACCCTCGTAAGAATTAAGTTCTTCCTTATCAACGAAGTTTCAAGAATTTtcgctttgataccaaatgttGAAAACACAACACCAAACCCATAAATAATAATGCaagccaaaaatttaaaaaaaaaaaagatctctcaaaaatatacttaaatttGGTTTTGCTATCCCCAAGTCAATCAACTCTAAAATTCTAATCAACTAACAAGTCAATCTTTCTAATTGTGGGAGAAAACTCATAAAACTTTTTGCACTATTGGACTATTTATAAAGAGAAACTCTGTAAAGAAAAGAAGTGCAATTTATTCTTTACTCAGTTCCACTTGTCAAATTCCAAACTATGGTATTTTAAGGCTAAATTCCTTGACCCTAATCTTGTCAACATTTCATCTTGATGCTTTGTTTGCAGCCATTTCTGAAACATCTACAATTTTCACCGCATTCAGTTCGTAATCCTTCAAAAGCTTTTTGGCATCAATTCCTTCGACTTTCCCCACAAAAGTCAAGTTGACCAGGCCAACACTAAATTTCATGATTGTCCACCTTTAAGTCTTGTAATCATAAAGAAGAGATTGTTATCCTTAATTTGTCCAATCTTATGAGTGGGAAGTCTTCCTTAATTTCATAGAATCTTGTAGAAAGAAATTTGATTCCTTAATTATTCCTATCCAACAATATAGAAGAATAGGAgggataaaaagaaagaaaagaaagaaagaaagaaaaaagtggtAATTGagtgaaacaaagaaaaaaaaatctaatttttttttctatattataattaagatttaaaattaaaaagaatcatccttttccctttacaATTAATGATACCAAAAAAATTGGATCAAAAGTgataaagtattatttttaaatttaaaaaaaagttattttttagtctaccaaatattaattattaatatgtggGAAGCATTCATACATAGTGCCAACCATATTAAAAAGGAAAGtagatgataaaataatatatgaatactACTTGGAATTGTAATGGATTCCACATGAGCCAATATAAGTAGTGATCATTTAGGTAAGAACAACTTTCAAGCATCTtatccttaaatttaatttctaaaacttttaCTAGACAATATCTTATCCTCAAAGTTAAAACAGTTCATGCATCCCACTTGGTTGCTCTTCAAGCTCTCTTTGGACTTTGTGGTTAAAATCCCTTCAAACttaatatttgaaattctttcaaGTTTTAATAATAGGTATAGATGTGCATCTCTTGATATGAGCAAACAAACAAGTATAAGATGAATAAAAGAAACATACACATagaaaaatgacaaaacaaagtttttttgggtaaataaagGTACACATAAACAAAGAGAGCAAAAGCCCCAAAAGAAGACTTAAGAACAACCTAAATTCGACCTATCAATGAGTAGTTAACACAAACAATCTATAACTAGACAAGGgttataaaaaactaatttatatcaTCTTTTTTTGAAGAGTTATCAAAGTTTTTACAATGATAGAGTTCAAGAGAAGAATCAGACCTGACCTATGTCTATTATACTTAACAAAAAGTGAGCATGTAGGCTTGTCTAATTAGTATATGATAGAACAAAGTTGCACTTGATAAAAAATGGATCCAACAAAATAGCACTAAAATTAGTGTAAAGATAcgagaaaattcaaattcaatcgcgcataaaaaagaaaactagtTTAAATATCTAAGAAGAGCAAAACAAATGATGGCACATGCAAAGAATCATAATAGTACACCTTGAcgacaaataattaaatttaaatataatcaaaataagttATCAGAGCTAATTAAATGAATCACCCAATTCAAGTGTTCACATATGGACATATATGTACACACCACAAATTCATTAGAACAAACAAATATTCCAAACTTGTCAAACATATTGACAATTTCTAATGACTTCTAGTCCAAAATCCTAATCTCCACATCACCTAGAGTTCTATTCCATCACACCTTTCTTATAGATAAAGTGTCCCTTATCAAACCATCTAAAATGATCAATCAGAAAAGGTAAATTCATGAGAGTTGAACAAAGAAAGTTTAACCCAACACATcttctttataatttatttcaccTAACCATCCATTCAACCTCTCTCTTGTACACAAACTTAAATATAAGGATAacttggtattaaaaaaaaaaagaaaaggatttgAGATTGTTTTCCAAATAGGAGATTTAACAAAGCTAATTCCTCATCTTCAAGGAATTACTCCTGCATAAACAAAAAGGCCGATACtatagtatatatttttaagtacataactgatgtgtcatcatataattatatgttattttatcattaataaagttaattcaaaatctctCAATCATCTGATGATACATCAATTGTGTAAGACTGAATTTGACTCAATCTGTATagaatcaaacttgaacttatCGAGTTCGATTTaaaagagcttgagctcgaaTTAAGCTTTTAACttaattcgttattaaaataatattattttaatgtatatgggttaaaacaatatcgttttgtattaaattttttaaattcgtGAGCTTGACGAGCGGTATATCccaaaactcaagtttgaaaatattaaacttttaggtTCGAACTAAACGCGTTTTAGACTTATTAGAGCCAAACTTGATTTTAAACTCgaataagtttaattcaaatttaaccctataatcatatatttaaaaatatatatacaaaattttatt
Protein-coding sequences here:
- the LOC123206867 gene encoding tetraspanin-2-like is translated as MGVANNITAILNFIAFLSSIPIIASGIWLASKPDNECIDLFRWPVVILGFLILLVSLCGFVGAYWYKETLLAFYLCCMAILIGLLLILLVFAFIVTRPDGSYAVPGRGYRDYRLDGFSPWLRDHVVDSKDWNKIRACLSETDICSKLNQEYVTSDQFFRANISPLQSGCCKPPTVCGFSYVNPTLWLNPVNPMADTDCYLWNNDQAQLCYNCNSCKAGLLGNLRQEWRKANIILIVAVVVLIWVYLIACSAFRNAQTEDLFRKYKQGRG